One stretch of Acropora muricata isolate sample 2 chromosome 12, ASM3666990v1, whole genome shotgun sequence DNA includes these proteins:
- the LOC136891735 gene encoding RNA-binding protein 45-like, whose amino-acid sequence MATNHQQAMDSGPISGRVDVDNPPFSRIFIVCSKRHTSEDMKIAFEHFGGIEDVWVVKDKLTKENRGVCYIKFTKASSAARACEEMDGKVVGGDSKPIKVMIAQSKVSGSKTDFQDDTALTRLFVICPKDYSEDNLRQKFQDFGEIESVQIVRDHATHENKGYGYVKFRKSSAAAIALENCDKALKAVWAEPKSAKIARNAAAAAAALHSTLIPHNPFLETNNFVPSSVQAPMNVGMNVPVSIPGVVDFYSAQNPTAAVAESITTSHTPTRLFVKVLPSVTAEQLSRLFDIIPGMQMCDLKRNFSTGESKGFAYVTYNSVGSAIYAKEKLNGFEYPPGSKLVVKYAEDPPGVRSNGIGQGTEAPFQVQSYGSKSSLTGNSYAVDSAGVYTSAALPAPAPLADMNSEVASRLFIVCQPAPPPETALKDVFSRFGNLIDVWMMKERNFGYAKFASKESADAAIEGLHGHEVLGMRLKVMHADPPKTEASRKRPRT is encoded by the exons ATGGCTACGAACCACCAGCAAGCCATGGATTCAGGACCAATTTCAGGACGTGTAGACGTAGATAATCCTCCATTCTCTCGTATTTTCATCGTCTGTAGTAAAAGACATACATCGGAAGACATGAAGATCGCGTTTGAACATTTTGGCGGGATCGAGGATGTCTGGGTCGTGAAAGATAAATTGACGAAGGAGAATCGCGGGGTTTGTTACATTAAGTTCACCAAAGCATCTTCTGCGGCGAGAGCTTGCGAAGAAATGGATGGCAAAGTGGTCGGCGGAGACTCCAAGCCTATTAAG GTAATGATTGCCCAGTCAAAGGTTTCAGGGTCAAAAACGGATTTCCAGGATGATACGGCCTTAACTCGCCTCTTTGTGATCTGCCCCAAAGATTACTCCGAGGATAACTTGCGGCAGAAATTTCAGGACTTCGGTGAAATAGAGTCTGTGCAGATTGTTCGAGACCATGCCACTCATGAAAACAAAGGCTATGGTTATGTCAAGTTTCGCAAGTCTTCTGCTGCCGCTATTGCGCTCGAGAACTGCGATAAGGCACTGAAAGCTGTATGGGCTGAACCCAAGTCTGCGAAGATTGCGCGAAATGCAGCGGCTGCCGCAGCAGCGCTGCATTCTACTCTGATACCACATAATCCATTTTTAGAGACAAATAACTTTGTACCTTCATCAGTGCAAGCACCAATGAATGTTGGCATGAATGTCCCAGTGTCTATACCCGGTGTTGTCGATTTTTACAGTGCACAAAACCCAACTGCTGCTGTGGCTGAATCCATAACTACATCACACACTCCCACACGTTTATTTGTCAAAGTGTTACCATCAGTTACGGCCGAGCAGCTGTCGCGCTTGTTCGACATCATCCCAGGGATGCAGATGTGTGATCTAAAGAGAAATTTCAGTACGGGAGAATCGAAGGGTTTTGCTTATGTTACGTATAACTCTGTAGGGTCTGCAATCTATGCGAAGGAAAAGCTGAATGGGTTTGAATATCCACCAGGTTCCAAGCTGGTAGTGAAGTACGCAGAAGATCCTCCGGGTGTGCGGAGCAATGGCATAGGGCAGGGAACCGAGGCCCCATTTCAGGTGCAGTCATACGGTTCCAAGTCGTCACTTACAGGAAATTCATATGCTGTAGACTCCGCTGGTGTGTACACTTCGGCAGCTCTCCCAGCGCCAGCACCTTTAGCCGATATGAACTCTGAAGTGGCGTCAAGGCTGTTTATAGTCTGCCAGCCGGCTCCCCCTCCAGAGACTGCACTTAAGGACGTGTTCAGCAGGTTTGGAAACTTGATCGATGTGTGGATGATGAAGGAGCGAAACTTTGGCTATGCCAAGTTTGCGAGCAAGGAATCTGCTGACGCAGCCATTGAGGGCTTGCACGGGCACGAAGTACTTGGCATGAGGCTCAAGGTCATGCACGCCGATCCCCCGAAGACGGAAGCTTCCAGAAAAAGACCTCGTACGTGA
- the LOC136891734 gene encoding uncharacterized protein has product MHKARGFLPKASKAWLYNAALFALICAAFAAGIIIGPMLASRGNKYERKIRCTPDAMAQKTPTTIDSKCVSSKEFQALLFEWSQSSQIIDEKMLNVSIRKIIPSMRKQLRANNEESKKALQEMFRKVLANWTTQFLQHINNNLQSNETERVTVVKNKENTKEKTEVIDVDSVVPPLRPGKQASLPVAVALYPLNGEFTTWDVSGRNNPNGIARGVRLAPGPNGQPNGSYQFSGKSSSYIEFPNMGALRVKNSLTLLAWVYVKSKGGPIFNYNPMGWGVSMWINSLFRLTAKFVEHDEGCKTCFTSVLPLKRNAWHYIGMSYDQSTGIAKLWVDGKVSVKRNIGTKVHLSTARNARMGARALNDGAYFDGRISRLQVYDKVLSQREIETVSGPIQVGRCPQGWTGHRSSCYLVFNRLTNQWNQARQVCQEHGGDLVEIGSSEENNFVYALARSKAYSQKFMWIGLLRGSADETFSWVNDPYPPLYSNWALGEPNDFSGRGENCGHMYIWTNPKGKQWNDELCVDPYIGSMIFMCEIQPVDKLRMTGSYKVIKSTNVIDGEGSSDQSASGEEISESNSGSEFGFMN; this is encoded by the exons ATGCACAAGGCCAGAGGCTTCCTTCCCAAGGCGTCAAAAGCGTGGCTATACAACGCTGCTTTATTTGCTTTAATTTGTGCAGCCTTTGCTGCTGGTATTATCATCGGACCTATGTTAGCTTCACGAGGAAACAAATATGAGAGAAAGATTCGCTGCACCCCAGATGCAATGGCGCAGAAAACTCCAACTACGATTGACTCCAAATGCGTCTCGTCTAAAGAATTTCAGGCCCTGCTGTTCGAATGGAGTCAATCCTCGCAAATCATTGACGAAAAGATGTTGAACGTTTCCATACGAAAAATCATTCCATCTATGAGAAAACAATTAAGAGCGAACAACGAAGAATCTAAGAAGGCGTTACAAG AGATGTTCAGAAAAGTGCTTGCCAACTGGACCACACAGTTTTTGCAACACATCAACAACAATCTTCAATCAAACGAAACTGAACGGGTTACTGTGGTAAAGAATAAGGAAAACACAAAGGAGAAGACAGAAGTCATTGATGTGGATTCAGTTGTACCGCCTCTGAGACCAG GTAAACAAGCGAGTTTGCCAGTTGCTGTGGCTTTGTATCCATTAAACGGCGAGTTTACAACTTGGGATGTCAGTGGCAGAAACAATCCCAACGGCATTGCGCGGGGTGTTCGATTAGCCCCAGGACCAAACGGTCAACCGAACGGCTCGTACCAGTTTTCTGGAAAGAGCAGCAGTTACATCGAGTTTCCAAATATGGGAGCACTACGTGTGAAGAACTCGCTGACACTGCTTGCCTGGGTCTACGTTAAGTCAAAAGGAGGACCTATATTTAACTACAATCCCATGGGGTGGGGTGTGAGTATGTGGATCAACTCTCTTTTTCGGCTCACGGCCAAATTTGTTGAACACGACGAAGGATGCAAGACGTGTTTTACAAGCGTATTACCGCTAAAAAGGAATGCGTGGCATTATATTGGGATGTCATATGATCAATCCACTGGTATAGCGAAACTCTGGGTTGACGGCAAGGTTAGCGTGAAGAGAAATATAGGGACAAAGGTTCACCTCTCCACAGCGCGGAATGCAAGGATGGGAGCGCGCGCTCTGAATGATGGGGCATACTTTGATGGTCGAATATCGCGGTTACAGGTTTACGACAAGGTCTTGAGTCAGCGTGAAATCGAGACTGTATCAGGTCCCATCCAAG ttggcAGGTGCCCGCAAGGCTGGACGGGACATCGCTCTTCTTGTTACTTGGTGTTCAACCGGTTGACAAACCAGTGGAATCAGGCTCGACAGGTTTGTCAGGAGCACGGAGGGGACCTGGTAGAGATTGGGTCTTCAGAAGAAAACAACTTTGTGTACGCACTGGCTCGCTCCAAGGCTTACAGTCAAAA atttatgtgGATTGGATTGCTCCGTGGGTCTGCCGATGAAACGTTTTCGTGGGTCAATGATCCTTATCCGCCGTTGTATTCTAACTGGGCACTTGGTGAGCCCAACGACTTTAGCGGACGCGGGGAAAATTGCGGCCATATGTACATTTGGACAAACCCGAAGGGCAAACAATGGAATGATGAACTGTGCGTCGACCCGTACATCGGATCAATGATTTTCATGTGCGAGATACAACCCGTCGACAAACTTAGGATGACGGGAAGTTATAAAGTAATCAAAAGCACGAACGTGATCGATGGAGAAGGATCTAGTGACCAGTCAGCTTCGGGTGAAGAGATAAGCGAATCAAACAGCGGAAGTGAGTTTGGTTTCATGAATTGA